Proteins encoded within one genomic window of Streptomyces sp. NBC_00523:
- a CDS encoding helix-turn-helix domain-containing protein has translation MDEKETLRVGAAVRRQRRSLGLTLAAVASRSGLSVPFLSQIENERARPSARSLDRVAEALETTTARLHAAADSARAVDVVRAAQEDGVHRVVRGRHQLSALEFTGELDLGREFQHRNDELLYVAEGAAEVEAEGRAYRLVQGDTLFLSGGVRHRWRATLPGTRLLCVAVAEHIDATSDPRR, from the coding sequence ATGGACGAGAAGGAAACACTCCGGGTGGGCGCTGCCGTCCGCCGACAGCGCAGATCCCTGGGACTCACCCTGGCCGCGGTTGCCTCGCGCAGCGGCCTTTCCGTGCCGTTCCTCAGCCAGATCGAGAACGAGCGCGCCAGACCCAGCGCCCGGTCGCTCGACCGGGTCGCCGAGGCGCTGGAGACCACCACGGCCCGGCTGCACGCCGCCGCGGACTCCGCACGCGCGGTCGACGTCGTGCGCGCCGCCCAGGAGGACGGGGTGCACCGGGTGGTCCGCGGACGCCACCAGCTCAGCGCCCTGGAATTCACCGGGGAACTCGACCTCGGGCGCGAGTTCCAGCACCGCAACGACGAGCTCCTGTACGTCGCCGAGGGCGCCGCCGAAGTGGAGGCCGAGGGGCGGGCCTACCGGCTGGTCCAGGGCGACACGCTCTTCCTGTCCGGCGGGGTGCGCCACCGCTGGCGGGCCACCCTCCCCGGCACCCGGCTGCTGTGCGTCGCGGTTGCCGAACACATCGACGCCACGTCCGACCCCAGGCGCTGA
- a CDS encoding ABC transporter permease/substrate binding protein, which yields MFRLHLGDWVDSAVDWLQTHLSWLFDFISSVVSGMFDGIAAVLSAPAPLLFAGIVAVIAWWLRGLLAGVLAFVGFALIDSVELWDEAMDTLTLVLVATIVTLVLAVPLGIWASRSKTVSAVTRPVLDFMQTMPAMVYLIPGVIFFGVGVVPGIIATIIFALPPGVRMTELGIRQVDGELVEAAEAFGTTSRNTLLRVQLPLALPTIMAGINQVIMLGLSMVVIAGMVGGGGLGGSVYRAIGNVDVGLGFEAGVSIVILAMYLDRMTSALGREVSPLARRALAKAQSMAGGLKIWHHRPQPVVAVAGVVALALVAGGMGIFGSSDDDSATASDTTKIGAGKKISMGYIPWDEGIASTFLWKELLEQRGFEVDVKQYEAGALYTGMASGQIDFETDSWLPVTHASYWKKYKDRLEDMGSWYGPTSLELAVPSYVKDVKSLADLKGKASQFKGRVVGIEPSAGEMGLLKDKILPGYGLDKEYKVVDGSTPSMLAELKRAYAKKEPIVVPLWSPHWAYNQFELTKLKDPKNLWGKGDGIHTLTRKGFTGDNPEVAQWLKDFKMSEDQLTSLEAQIQKSGSGKEQEAVRTWLKANPDVAAKWTPVKKSAPAKGANGKDERDRPVEMAWFPWEEDIAATYLWKAVLEERGYKINLKQFEVGPMYTAMSRGQIDVQFDGWLPFTQKNYWSKYGSKLTDVGSWYGPTSIEVAVPDYVKDVKSLADLKGKGSKFKGRIVGIEPGTATMENLKKNVLPAYGLDDEYKVVDSSTPGMLAELKRAYAKKEPIAVLLWTPHWAYSEYGMTKLQDPKKAFGEGDRLHTIASKEFPENYPQLTKWFKDFKLSEKQLAGLENQIQKLGTGHEEEAVKAWMEKNPGIADKMAPQ from the coding sequence GTGTTTAGGCTCCATCTCGGCGACTGGGTCGACTCCGCGGTCGACTGGCTCCAGACCCACCTCTCCTGGCTCTTCGACTTCATCAGCTCCGTCGTGAGCGGCATGTTCGACGGCATCGCCGCCGTGCTCTCCGCTCCCGCGCCCCTGCTCTTCGCGGGCATCGTCGCCGTCATCGCCTGGTGGCTGCGCGGCCTGCTCGCCGGTGTCCTCGCGTTCGTCGGCTTCGCCCTCATCGACTCGGTCGAGCTGTGGGACGAGGCGATGGACACGCTCACGCTGGTGCTCGTCGCGACGATCGTGACGCTGGTGCTGGCCGTGCCGCTCGGCATCTGGGCCTCCCGCTCCAAGACGGTGAGCGCGGTGACCCGGCCGGTCCTGGACTTCATGCAGACCATGCCCGCCATGGTCTACCTGATCCCCGGCGTGATCTTCTTCGGTGTCGGTGTCGTTCCCGGCATCATCGCCACCATCATCTTCGCGCTGCCCCCGGGCGTCCGGATGACCGAACTCGGCATCCGCCAGGTCGACGGCGAGCTCGTCGAGGCGGCCGAGGCCTTCGGCACCACCTCCCGCAACACCCTGCTGCGGGTCCAGCTGCCGCTGGCGCTGCCCACGATCATGGCGGGCATCAACCAGGTCATCATGCTGGGCCTGTCCATGGTGGTCATCGCCGGCATGGTCGGCGGCGGCGGCCTCGGCGGCTCCGTCTACCGGGCCATCGGCAACGTCGACGTCGGCCTCGGCTTCGAGGCCGGTGTCTCCATCGTCATCCTGGCCATGTACCTGGACCGGATGACCAGCGCCCTGGGCCGCGAGGTCTCCCCGCTCGCCCGCCGCGCGCTCGCCAAGGCGCAGTCGATGGCCGGCGGCCTGAAGATCTGGCACCACCGCCCGCAGCCCGTCGTCGCCGTCGCGGGCGTCGTCGCCCTGGCGCTCGTCGCCGGCGGCATGGGGATCTTCGGCTCCTCGGACGACGACTCCGCCACCGCCTCGGACACGACGAAGATCGGTGCCGGCAAGAAGATCAGCATGGGTTACATCCCGTGGGACGAGGGCATCGCCTCCACCTTCCTGTGGAAGGAGCTGCTGGAGCAGCGCGGCTTCGAGGTCGACGTCAAGCAGTACGAGGCCGGCGCGCTGTACACCGGCATGGCGAGCGGCCAGATCGACTTCGAGACCGACTCCTGGCTGCCGGTCACCCACGCCTCGTACTGGAAGAAGTACAAGGACCGCCTGGAGGACATGGGCTCCTGGTACGGCCCCACCTCGCTGGAGCTGGCCGTTCCCAGCTACGTCAAGGACGTGAAGTCCCTGGCCGACCTCAAGGGCAAGGCCTCGCAGTTCAAGGGCCGGGTCGTCGGCATCGAGCCCAGCGCCGGTGAGATGGGCCTGCTCAAGGACAAGATCCTGCCGGGCTACGGCCTGGACAAGGAGTACAAGGTCGTCGACGGCTCCACGCCGTCCATGCTGGCCGAGTTGAAGCGCGCGTACGCCAAGAAGGAACCGATCGTCGTCCCGCTGTGGTCGCCGCACTGGGCGTACAACCAGTTCGAGCTGACCAAGCTCAAGGACCCCAAGAACCTCTGGGGCAAGGGCGACGGCATCCACACCCTGACCCGCAAGGGCTTCACCGGGGACAACCCCGAGGTCGCCCAGTGGCTCAAGGACTTCAAGATGAGCGAGGACCAGCTCACCAGCCTTGAGGCCCAGATCCAGAAGAGCGGCTCCGGCAAGGAGCAGGAGGCCGTCCGCACCTGGCTGAAGGCCAACCCGGACGTCGCCGCCAAGTGGACCCCGGTGAAGAAGTCCGCCCCGGCCAAGGGCGCGAACGGCAAGGACGAGCGCGACCGCCCGGTCGAGATGGCCTGGTTCCCCTGGGAGGAGGACATCGCCGCCACGTACCTGTGGAAGGCCGTCCTGGAGGAGCGCGGCTACAAGATCAACCTCAAGCAGTTCGAGGTCGGTCCGATGTACACCGCGATGTCGCGGGGCCAGATCGACGTGCAGTTCGACGGCTGGCTCCCGTTCACCCAGAAGAACTACTGGTCCAAGTACGGCTCCAAGCTGACGGACGTCGGCTCCTGGTACGGCCCGACCTCCATCGAGGTCGCGGTGCCCGACTACGTCAAGGACGTGAAGTCCCTGGCCGACCTCAAGGGCAAGGGCTCGAAGTTCAAGGGCCGGATCGTCGGCATCGAGCCCGGCACCGCCACGATGGAGAACCTGAAGAAGAACGTGCTTCCGGCCTACGGCCTGGACGACGAGTACAAGGTGGTCGACTCCTCGACCCCCGGCATGCTCGCCGAGCTGAAGCGCGCGTACGCCAAGAAGGAGCCCATCGCCGTCCTGCTGTGGACCCCGCACTGGGCGTACAGCGAGTACGGGATGACCAAGCTGCAGGACCCGAAGAAGGCGTTCGGTGAGGGCGACCGGCTGCACACCATCGCCTCCAAGGAGTTCCCGGAGAACTACCCGCAGCTGACGAAGTGGTTCAAGGACTTCAAGCTGAGCGAGAAGCAGCTCGCCGGTCTGGAGAACCAGATCCAGAAGCTCGGTACAGGGCACGAAGAGGAAGCCGTGAAGGCCTGGATGGAGAAGAACCCGGGCATCGCGGACAAGATGGCCCCCCAGTAG